A genomic stretch from Falco cherrug isolate bFalChe1 chromosome 1, bFalChe1.pri, whole genome shotgun sequence includes:
- the IFT22 gene encoding intraflagellar transport protein 22 homolog, with the protein MLKAKVLLVGPRESGKSVLANFVSESIEGIGSYSPTQGVRILEYEKPNLNSNSKGVGCRFELWDCSGDQKFETCWPALMKDSHGVIIIFNPELPSHLKEIEMWYSCFVQQQPLLDSQCLLVAHHKPGSAGDTEDLPLAYPLNKLKLIHSNLEEDPEDVRMEFMKYFRSIITLLNESREREEMSIIS; encoded by the exons ATGCTGAAGGCcaaggtgctgctggtggggccccGTGAG TCTGGAAAATCGGTCTTGGCGAACTTTGTTTCGGAAAGCATTGAAGGGATTGGCAGCTACAGCCCGACGCAAGGTGTGAG GATCCTGGAATATGAGAAGCCAAACTTGAACAGTAACAGCAAGGGAGTGGGGTGTCGGTTTGAGTTGTGGGATTGCAGTGGTGATCAAAA GTTTGAAACATGCTGGCCAGCTCTGATGAAGGACTCTCATGGTGTAATAATAATCTTCAATCCTGAGCTGCCCAGTCACCtgaaagaaattgaaatgtGGTACTCTTGttttgtgcagcagcagccattgCTTGATAGTCAGTGTCTCCTAGTTGCACATCACAAGCCAGGCAGTGCGGGGGACACAGAAGATCTGCCTTTGG CTTACCCGCTGAACAAGCTAAAACTAATACATTCCAACTTAGAAGAAGATCCTGAAGATGTTCGGATGGAATTtatgaaatacttcagaagCATTATCACCTTACTAAATgagagcagagagagggaagaaatgtCAATTATTTCATAA